Proteins encoded in a region of the Diabrotica virgifera virgifera chromosome 4, PGI_DIABVI_V3a genome:
- the LOC114324387 gene encoding thioredoxin domain-containing protein 17: MVRSHHVEGYDNFVNFMKNFKAQGTVVCIYFGGSVDEATGESWCDDCVRAWPVISKVLEQLDDNVDFIHVEVGDRPTWKDPNSSFRKDPTTKLLVLPTLLKWKTPKRLEGSQCEKEFLVKMLLCDDDDEDSWPVIDKELEATDPNSHFVRVEVGDMPIWKDPNCPFRHDPKTKLRVLPTLVRWQGPQRLEGEQCDKANLVNMLLNEDDD; encoded by the exons ATGGTTCGTTCTCATCATGTAGAAGGCTATgataattttgtcaattttatgaagaacttcaaggCACAAGGAACCGTAGTTTGTATTTATTTTGGTGGCTCTGTAGACGAAGCGACTGGTGAAAGTTGGTGTGATGATTGTGTAAGGG CATGGCCTGTAATAAGTAAGGTACTTGAACAGCTAGACGATAATGTGGATTTCATACATGTTGAAGTAGGAGACAGACCAAC ATGGAAAGACCCAAACAGCTCCTTCCGTAAAGATCCCACCACCAAACTGCTCGTTTTACCAACTTTGCTCAAATGGAAAACGCCAAAAAGACTTGAAGGTTCCCAATGTGAAAAAGAGTTTTTGGTCAAGATGCTTTTGTGCGACGATGATGATGAAGACT cttGGCCAGTTATAGACAAAGAATTGGAGGCAACTGATCCAAATTCCCATTTTGTCAGGGTCGAAGTTGGTGATATGCCAAT ATGGAAAGATCCCAACTGCCCTTTCAGACACGACCCCAAAACCAAATTGCGAGTTTTGCCAACTCTGGTAAGATGGCAGGGACCCCAAAGATTGGAAGGTGAACAGTGCGACAAAGCCAATTTGGTCAACATGCTCCTCAACGAAGATGATGATTAA